From Candidatus Omnitrophota bacterium:
GAGGAAGTCGATATAATAATAGAGGCGCCGTTTACTTTTGGAGAAGCAAGAAATGATATTATTTGGGTTAGGAGCGGGAGCATAAGAATACCATTGTTATCAATTGATGGTTTGATTAAAATGAAAAAAAAAGCGGGACGTATTGTTGATAAGCTTGATATAGACGCATTAAAGCGGATAAAAAGATTAAGGGTGAACGCATGATTTTTAAATGGGAGAGTGAAGATGAACGTATTCTCAGGTTCATAAGTATTCCTGTAAAAAAGAAGCTAGAGTGGCTTTATGAAATGAATAAGTTTTTAAATAATTTTTCTTCGGTAAAAATTAGAAAAATTAGGCAGAAGCTAAGGGAATCTTAAATATTAGGAGAATAGATGGTGGTGAAAAAGAAGGAAAATTATGAAATATACGTAAAACAGATCGAGGCTATTTCAAAAGTGGCGAATTTGCTTACCTCGGGAATGTATTTGGAGGAAATTTTACGTTTAGTGGTGCAGGTTACCGCTGAAATTATGAATTCTAAAATTTCTTCTTTAATGCTGCTTGACCCGGAGAAAAAAGAGCTGGTGGTTAAAGCTACCCAATCAATATCCGAGGCATATAATAAGAAGCCGAATATCCGTTTAGGCCAGGGGATAGCCGGCGCGGTGGCACAGGAGAACAAGCCGATGTGTATCTTGGATATTAAGACCGATGCGCGCTACCTGAACCAGGATATTGCTAGAAAAGAGGGTCTTTGTTCTTTAGCCTGCGTTCCGCTGGCAGTCAAGGGAAGAGTTATTGGAGTGCTTAATTGTTATACTTCTAAAAAGCATAAATTTTCCAAGCATGAATTGGATCTTCTGACGGCTTTGGCTAATCAGGCAGCCATTGCTATTGAAAACGCAGAGCTTGATTTACGCGCGCGCTCCGCAGAGGAGGCTCTTACCATCCGTAAATTAGTCGAACGGGCAAAGGATATTCTGTCTCAGGAAGCTAATATTTTGCCTTCAGAGGCTTATCGGCTGATTCAAAAGCAAAGCATGGATATGCGTAAATCCATGCGTGAAGTGGCAGAAGCCATAATTCTAGCTAAAGATATTAGAGGTAAGAGGTAGTTATAGGAGAGGTTGAGCTGGCTTACAATTCATGGAATTTTTCCCAAAGTTAATCGATGTATTACTTCATTTTAATACCTACCTTAGTGTTTTAATCCAGCAGTGCGGTTTGTGGACATATCTTATACTTTTTGGGGTTATTTTTGCGGAGACCGGATTTGTGGTAACGCCGTTTCTGCCCGGGGATTCGCTTCTTTTTGTGTTAGGCGCTTTTTCCGCCCAAGGAACATTTAATCCTTTTGTTTTGTCCGGAATTCTCATGTTTGCGGCGATTTTAGGCGATAGTGTCAATTATGCTATCGGGAAATATTTAGGAAATCGGCTGATTTCCGCTAGACACATCCCTTTTTTTAAGAAAGAACATTTGGACCGGACCCACCATTTCTATAAAAAGTATGGCGGCAAAACAATTATTTTAGCCAGGTTTATACCTATAGTAAGGATGTTTGCTCCGTTTATCGCAGGTATCGTGCGTATGGATTATGCCAAATTCTTTATCTATAATGTAATAGGGGGCATATTATGGGTAGCAATCTTTGTGTTTGGAGGTTTTTATTTCGGAAATATTCCTATTGTGAAAGAAAATTTTTCTGTAGTTACGCTACTAATTATTAGTATCTCGATAATACCGGTTATAGTTGAATTTATTAAAGCGAGAAGAAAAAAGAATTTACCTTGACAGTAGTAAAAGGTATGGTATGCTTTAATTAGATTACAGCGTTGTAGTAAAAGACACAGAAGTCTTCTAGGCGGTTAGGTTTGCTTAGGAGGCTTTTTGTTGGTCAGGACTAAGGCGTCCTTACCCGATAAAAGGGTGAGGACGTTTTTTATTGTACGGGAGATTAGTATATCTAGTAGGGACTGTCCCACGACAAGTTAAGTATAATTTGCTGCTAACGAAAAAAGGAATAGCAATGAGTTTTGAGGAGCTGTATCATAAATTATCGCCAACAATTAAGCGGATTGCCTATAAGTTAAACGGACGCTACCGTTCCTTTAACCATGATGATCTGTACCAAGAGGCTTCAATCCACCTTTGGAGTAATTTCTTAAAAGGGAAACTTAACGATAAAACTGATAGCTATATTTTACAGGGGTGTTATTTTCACTTGAGGAACCATATTCGAAAAGTAAATGAGTATTCCAATATTATTAGTATTGATACTCACCTGAGCACGAATGAGAAATCAACCATAGAGGATATTTTGGGTAAATTTTGGTCTTGTCCTGATTGCCGGGAAGATTTACACAATAAGTTTCTGGCGCAAAATATCCAAAATAACGGTTTTAGCCCAAGAGAGAAAAAGCTGCTTGCTTATTTTAGCCAGGGCTTAACTACCAGGGATATAGGTAATCGTATGGGGATATCTCATGTTAGCGTAGTTAAGATGATGCAAAAAGTTAGAGCTAAGGCAAAAAAACATTTAGATAGATAATATCCTTCGTCTCTAGATAAAAACTTATTGTAGACTCAGGATAAATTTTGCTTGGCAAAATTTAATTTGGTTACCAGATTTAGTTATTCTTTACTTGTAGTAATGTAAAACACATTGAAGTGTAAGATTTAAACAACGGCGTTCTATGAAAATAGAGCGCCTTTTTTGTTTTAACCAGACGCAGGCGTCTTTTGCCCAACAAGGGCACACCCGCGCAATTCCTTATAAGCGCGGGGTGTTACTGAGAGGGGTTTAGAAAGGCGCTTTTTGTTTTTAAAAGCAATTTAAGCGCAACACGGGCATAATAATAAAAAGGAGAAAAATGCGAAAATTATCAATGATTTTGTTTTTTCTGTTTTCTGTCCTCTGTTTTCTGTTCTCTGTATGTTATGCAACACCTTCAACGCTTATTTGGGCTCCTTCAACCGATATTCAACCTTATGGTTTGATCCATTTAACCGTAGATAACTACACGCCGGTTAAGAGCAGGGATCATAATGATAATCAGCTTTATGTTCAACAAGTTTATGGACCAACTTTTAGTTTGTTATCCAATAAGCCGGAAGATAACTTTTTAGGTAAATTTTGGTCGCCTTTAGGTAAAATAATGGCAGAGACTGGTTTTGATTACAAAAAGGGTTTTGGCTCCATACTGGACAAGTGGCCGGTATATTTTCATTTTAAATTCGGCGTACCTGAAAGCGCCTATTTTAACTATATGCCTGCATTTGCAATCGGTGTATATGATATGGGTTATAAGCATAATTTTACCAATAACAATGTTTGGTACTTGAGGGCAGCAAAAACTGCTTCTATAGGTAAGTTTAATTTAGGTAGGTTCTCTGTCGGTTATTTTAACGGTAATGGCAGGACTTTGCGGGATAAAAATGGAGAGCGTGATAATTCCGGGCCGATGATTGCTTGGGAACGCACGATTTCAGAGATAAGTGACAGGCTTTGGTTATGTGTGGATTATCAGGGAACGCAGTCATCTTACGGCGCGCTTAATTACGGATTTGCCTGGAAGTTTACGAATAATATCGTAGCGATACTTGCATATGATGTTTATAATAATCCGAATTCAAAAAATACCGTAACGTTTCAGTTAGATGTTGATTTTTAACATAGGAGGAGCCAAATGAATTCAGGTGATACAGCATGGGTTTTAATTTCATCAGCCCTTGTTTTACTGATGACTCCCGGCCTTGCTTTTTTCTACGGAGGCATGGTGCGGCGCAAAAATGTTTTAAGTGTTTTGATGCAATGTTTTATTATCATGTGTGTTTTAAGCCTTCAGTGGGTTTTGGTTGGTTATAGCCTATCTTTTCATCCGGGAAATGGATTTTGGGGAGGTTTACAATGGATGGGTTTAAATGGAGTAGGTTTAGAGCCTTACGCGGACTACGCAGGGTCAATACCACATCAAGCGTTTATGGTCTTTCAAGGGATGTTTGCCATAATTACACCGGCTTTGATTATTGGCGCGTTTGCCGAAAGGATGAAATTTTCCGCGTTTTTGATTTTTACTTTGCTTTGGGCAACGTTTGTTTATGATCCTTTATGCCACTGGGTTTGGGGAATGGGTGGTTGGTTAAGAAATTTAGGCGCTTTGGATTTTGCCGGAGGTACGGTTGTGCATATCAATGCCGGTATTGCAGCTTTGGTTACGGCAATCGTATTAGGTAAAAGAAGTAACCTGGATAAAAATGTTCCTACGCCGCATAACATGC
This genomic window contains:
- a CDS encoding GAF domain-containing protein; this encodes MVVKKKENYEIYVKQIEAISKVANLLTSGMYLEEILRLVVQVTAEIMNSKISSLMLLDPEKKELVVKATQSISEAYNKKPNIRLGQGIAGAVAQENKPMCILDIKTDARYLNQDIARKEGLCSLACVPLAVKGRVIGVLNCYTSKKHKFSKHELDLLTALANQAAIAIENAELDLRARSAEEALTIRKLVERAKDILSQEANILPSEAYRLIQKQSMDMRKSMREVAEAIILAKDIRGKR
- a CDS encoding DedA family protein — its product is MEFFPKLIDVLLHFNTYLSVLIQQCGLWTYLILFGVIFAETGFVVTPFLPGDSLLFVLGAFSAQGTFNPFVLSGILMFAAILGDSVNYAIGKYLGNRLISARHIPFFKKEHLDRTHHFYKKYGGKTIILARFIPIVRMFAPFIAGIVRMDYAKFFIYNVIGGILWVAIFVFGGFYFGNIPIVKENFSVVTLLIISISIIPVIVEFIKARRKKNLP
- a CDS encoding sigma-70 family RNA polymerase sigma factor, with the translated sequence MLLTKKGIAMSFEELYHKLSPTIKRIAYKLNGRYRSFNHDDLYQEASIHLWSNFLKGKLNDKTDSYILQGCYFHLRNHIRKVNEYSNIISIDTHLSTNEKSTIEDILGKFWSCPDCREDLHNKFLAQNIQNNGFSPREKKLLAYFSQGLTTRDIGNRMGISHVSVVKMMQKVRAKAKKHLDR